From Pseudopipra pipra isolate bDixPip1 chromosome 13, bDixPip1.hap1, whole genome shotgun sequence, a single genomic window includes:
- the MARS2 gene encoding methionine--tRNA ligase, mitochondrial has translation MLRPPRRLPRPPRRAIGTASTAGPGRRLLLSTPIFYANGPPHIGHLYSALLADALLRHRRLRAAGPGRLCTGTDEHGLKIQQAAAAAGMSPPELCERVSGLFRQALAQAGVAFTDFTRTSEPRHQRAVRHFWGALRDCGALYKGSYEGWYCTPEESFLPESQLAEHRDAQGRPCKVSLETGHEVHWTKEENYMFKLSAFRDPLQNWLRDNPRAISPDPFYQRVLRWLDEDLPDLSVSRERSRLQWGIPVPGDPTQTIYVWVDALVNYLSVVGYPESHSAWWPAAHHVVGKDILKFHALYWPALLLAAGLAPPERILVHSHWTVRGQKMSKSLGNVVDPATCVGQYGVDGFRYFLLRQGVPERDCDYYDEKVVKLLNSELADALGGLLNRSTAPSINPSNTYPRFSEPCFPKVLDSREAKGMGRVSAEDYELVAAVASLPAQVAGYFEGFQIYKALECIAQCVRQTNGFFQRHRPWKLDRRDTAERLWLDTILHVTLECLRVYGTLLQPVVPHMADKLLSRLAVEPGERGLSNLMFLVRYDGKPCPFEGRQLGPDTGVLFQRLEKLETMKNRKQEARVSDKQLL, from the exons ATGTtgcggccgccccgccgcctcccgcgcCCGCCTCGCCGCGCCATCGGCACCGCCAGCACCGCCGGGCCCGGCCGCCGCCTGCTGCTCTCCACCCCCATCTTCTATGCGAACGGGCCGCCGCACATCGGGCACCTGTACTCGGCGCTGTTGGCCGACGCGCTGCTCCGCCACCGCCGCCTGCGTGCCGCCGGGCCCGGGCGGCTCTGCACGG GCACCGACGAGCACGGGCTGAAGATCCAACaggcagcggcggcggcagggATGTCACCCCCTGAGCTCTGCGAGCGCGTCTCGGGGCTGTTCCgccaggccctggcccaggctgGCGTCGCCTTCACCGACTTCACGCGCACCAGCGAGCCCCGGCACCAGCGGGCCGTGCGGCACTTCTGGGGTGCCCTCCGTGACTGCGGGGCGCTCTACAAGGGCTCCTACGAGGGCTGGTACTGCACTCCCGAGGAAAGCTTCCTGCCCGAGAGCCAGCTCGCTGAGCACAGGGATGCCCAGGGACGCCCCTGCAAGGTGTCCTTGGAGACCGGCCATGAG GTACACTGGACCAAAGAGGAGAATTACATGTTCAAGCTCTCGGCGTTCCGGGATCCCTTGCAGAACTGGCTCCGGGACAACCCACGCGCCATTTCTCCCGACCCTTTCTACCAGCGCGTGCTCCGCTGGCTGGACGAGGATTTGCCGGACCTGTCGGTGTCCCGCGAGCGGAGCCGGCTGCAGTGGGGCATCCCCGTGCCCGGTGACCCCACACAGACCATCTACGTGTGGGTGGACGCCCTGGTGAACTACCTGAGCGTGGTGGGGTACCCCGAGAGCCACAGTGCGTGGTGGCCGGCCGCGCACCACGTCGTGGGCAAGGACATCCTCAAGTTCCACGCGCTGTACTGGCCGGCGCTGCTGCTGGCGGCAGGGCTGGCCCCCCCCGAGCGCATCCTGGTGCACTCCCACTGGACTGTGCGTGGGCAGAAGATGTCCAAGAGCCTGGGCAACGTGGTGGACCCCGCCACGTGCGTGGGGCAGTACGGCGTGGACGGGTTCCGGTACTTCCTGCTGCGGCAGGGTGTCCCGGAGCGGGATTGCGACTATTACGACGAGAAGGTGGTGAAGTTGCTGAATTCGGAGCTGGCGGATGCACTCGGGGGGCTGCTGAATCGCTCAACAGCCCCCAGCATCAACCCCAGCAACACCTACCCACGCTTCTCAGAGCCCTGTTTTCCAAAGGTCCTGGATTCCAGGGAAGCAAAAGGCATGGGCAGGGTGTCTGCTGAGGACTACGAACTCGTGGCAGCGGTGGCCTCGCTGCCTGCGCAAGTGGCTGGTTATTTCGAAGGCTTCCAGATTTACAAGGCTTTGGAATGCATTGCCCAGTGCGTGAGGCAGACCAATGGCTTCTTCCAGAGACACAGGCCTTGGAAACTTGACCGAAGGGACACTGCGGAGCGGCTCTGGCTGGACACCATCCTGCACGTCACGCTGGAGTGCCTGCGTGTCTATGGGAcgctcctgcagcctgtggtcCCACACATGGCAGACAAGCTGCTGTCCCGGCTGGCTGTTGAGCCAGGAGAGAGGGGTCTCTCTAATCTGATGTTCTTGGTGCGCTATGATGGAAAGCCGTGTCCCTTTGAGGGGAGACAGCTCGGACCTGACACTGGCGTCTTGTTCCAGAGGCTGGAGAAGCTGGAAACtatgaagaacagaaagcaagAAGCTCGAGTCTCTGACAAACAGCTTCTGTGA